One Anguilla rostrata isolate EN2019 chromosome 15, ASM1855537v3, whole genome shotgun sequence genomic window, GGGGCACAGTATATAATCCCTCGCTGCCAAAATCCTGGTTCGACCAGCTCACGGAGACCACATTGAGGGTGCGCAGTGAGGTGTTTTATATTACTGTAATTGTTTATGCTTTAGAAGACAGACCAATTCCGAAACAAAATGGTaagttattttgcatttagtATACTTATCTCAGAACATACAAATAGCTAAACGTTTATGTTATGCAATATAATTTGTCATTTATGTTAGCCTAATTGAAAACCTATTTTTACCTATTTTTGATGCATGCTTGTTTTCGAAAATCAACACAGATAAAAATCTGGGAATAGGGATACCaaatctttttcaaactgcGCACCTGGAAGTGCGGGAAATGGTTGCAGAGAGAATTTACCTCTGCCCAGACAGCACAATGCGATTATCCGGAATTCTTATTCGTTTCAATTGAATACTCCTTTAAAGTAAGAGATTAACCGACCAAGACTCggttgattaaataaaaacaatattcgCTTAACATGCCCCCGGAGAATGGCTAGTCGCAATCGGGTGCAATGCAGCAGAGTTGTCACCAGAAGATTCTCACTGTCATTCAAACACGCAGCGGAGGCGGCGTATCCATTTTGTTATCGCATCTTAGCCTATTCCCGTATTAACAGCTTTAAATGTTGCCAGTAATTTCTAAAAGAACAGTATTTTAACAATGTGGACGATAGCAGGTGCCGTAGGCTTGATAGTATGTAGTGGATGTTGTATCGAGACTAGCTTCTGCATTAGCATGCACAGTCCAGACTACTACACGCAGAAAAACCTAACAATATAATTATGGCTACTATAAACTGAAACCAAGTAATACAATCCAAATAATTATCTTGGGGATgataaagattattattattcataatatgcGATCACTAAATTATGTGCCTGGATAAGAAATCAGACGCCTATCCTCATTCACAGAAAGCAATGAATGTAGAAAGTagtatctttttaaaacatcGGTGCTCGTGAAGCGGTGCATTATAACTGCACAAATAAAATCTCAATCATTGATATCGTTGCAAGAAAAGATGAGTCATTGTCAGGCTTGGGGACCATTAAACTGGATAGAATTTTTAGGATATCAAAGGAATGGAAGCACATCACTAATTGCGCGCCAGGAAATACAACAGTGCAattttttgattatttgttCTTCCTTATTTGAGCTGTAATATCATGGTCTTCCCggtgtgtgttttatgaattTCCAGGTTAAGTAGAAGCTGCCATGAAAGCCAAGGTTTCCCTCCAGGCATTATAATTTTGGGGCATTTGGCTAATTCTGAGAAGAATTAGTTCATATACATGATATAATTTATACAAGACtgttgtttggttttatttgattattacattttaaatataatatctgTCGTGTATTTAGTGTTGATGTATAATGACCCCGTGTGGCAGTTCAGTGGGATTCATCGATATGTATGAAGGGTTCAGTCAGACTCGGCTCAGCTTGCTGTACTGACGTCTTTAGCCCTGATGATAAAAgcccagtcttttttttttttttgctgcttcgGCCAACGCGCCATGTTGAGAAGGTCTGTGTTAGATTCGGCAGCCTCAGTCCCCCCCGACTGGGAGCCATTTGCCAGGAGATGACGAGAGGCTGTGAATGCCTGACTGGCGTTGACCCCCTGCGGTTTGGTCCAGGTTTTGCAGACCTCTGTAGCACACTGGGTTCCCCTGTTTTTTGGTGCTGTAGCCTGTGTGGGCAGAACAGGAAGCGCAGGTGGGGCTGGGCCCCTGCTTCACAGCCCGACCCCGCCCCTGCGCTCCGGCTCCTGGGGCTGGCAGGGCTGGTAACCATTAGCAGGGCCCAGACACCGTGGCTCTATGAGAGAGAACCCGCCCCATGCGTGGCGCCAGGGGTATTGCTTAATCCCCTGTGAGCATGTTTCTATCACTCCTGTTCATTATTCTTACTCTGGCGTGAATGGAAGTGACGCatttctgtcaaaataaaagcgttgttatttttgttgttctcGGTTTTGCCCGGGGTGTGGCCggtacacacacatttcaatgGGACGGCATATTCTCCCAAAATAGCATTCTGCTGACCTGGCCCGTGTGCCCAAACTAGGCAGTCACACCTCCCCGCataatgccccccacccccacccccaccctttccccAGCCCCTTCCCAGCAGGCAGCGAACAACAGGGGCAGCTGATGGGACAGTGTAAAAATAGCATCCGGGTCCCCACTAGAGGATTCATTAAAAATCCCCCATTTGGGAGGAGGCCTTAGCTATGGATCACTGTCTGCACAGGCAGAAGTAGGCTGCCTCCCTAGAGGAGGGGGCTTTTTTCAGCTCACACTCCTGCTCTACTGCAGGGGGCCCCTAAACCGTTTGCTTCAGGAATCATGTCATGATTTTAGGGTGCTGCTGAATACCCATTCATAAAACATTGGTACAGCGTTGTGTTTGTAGGCGCTGGACGATCCTGGCTGAGCTGTGGGGCTCTCCGACGACCTGAAACCAGGCCCCCCCTCTCGCACCCCCACTGATGATTTGGCGTCAGAGAGCCTCAGTGATGTCAGCCTGGATCCTCCGCTCCTGCTCTCAATACTGTTTTAGTTTGCAAGGCGCTTCATAGCTCAgcaggtaagaccgattgtctggcagtcggagggttgccggttcaaaccccgccctgggagtgtcgaagtgtccttgagcaagacgcctaacccctaactgctctggcgaatgagaggcatcaattgtaaagcgctttggataaaagcgctatataaatgcagtccatttaccatttaccattctaaATGGCATACATTCTGATTGGCCGAGCTTGGTGAGTTCAGATTCACAGCTAAAACTGCAGATGTgggaagtccaggggtcagacagtaaaagtcctgccatgtgtttcttccatccatgaactcagccaacAGATTTCACTATTTAGTTCACTACTACCtcttggctgaagaattgtgctaataaccaaatccaggtgattggaacaaaatactggggaggacctCCACTTTCTGAAGCTGGAATGTCCACCCCTGTTAAACTGGAATGTTTGGCTCTGCCCTGCAGGCTCTCCGCGCCCCTTCTTTCTGCAGCTACCTGTTTGACGTTCTGTCTGAGGGCGTGGCTCCTCCTTTCCGTTCGCCCCACCTCTGCTTCatcatctctctgtccctctgagAGACGGAAGGCAGTAATTTTGAGCGAAGCAGCTTGTGTCCCCTCCTGTTCTGCACTGTCACTGTTATATACTACAGTGGCCACTTCATTATGTACAACTGTCTATAGCCCCCTAGACCCCCATGTCCATCCAGAGTAGCCTCCAGGTTTTGGAAACAGTCCTTTGCAATATTGGTCCGTGCTGACGTGATAGCATCATGCAGTTCCTACAGTTTTTTTGGTCaaacattcatgctgcaaacctccTGTTTCCCCTCATGCCAAAGTTAgccaattggattcagatctggggactgtgcaggcaaTTGGcgtaaatttaaataatttaaagtcaTGTtttggaaccagcttgagatgatgtgtgctttgtgacatggtgcatAATCCAGCTGGTAGTATCCATTCGAAAATGGGCAGACTGTGACCATAAAGGGAAGCGCTTGGTCAGCAACAAATCTCAAGTATGCTATGGCAGTCAAGTTATGTTTATTCgatattaaggggcctaatctGTGccaacattccccacaccattacaccacaaaCACCAGCCTGCACCATTGACCCAAGGTAGGATAGATTCTTGGATTCATGCTACTTATGCCCAATTCTGACGCTGCCATCTGCATGTTGCGTCAGAACTCAAGATTCATCAGACTAGGCAACATTTTTCCATCTTTAGTCGTCCAGCTTTGCTGATCATGtacccactgtagcctcatcttcctattcttagctgacaggagtggaacccagcatggccttctgctgctgcggaccatctgcttcaaggttcagCATGATGTGCGTttagagatgcccttctgcacaccccTGTAAACTGCATGTTATTCAGGCTGTTGTGGCCTTTATGTTAGCTTGGTGTTAGCCCATTCTCCCCTGACCACTGTCATTAACAAGGTATTTTTGCCCACAGAACTGCCGCTCCCtggttgttttttaatttagtgTGTGTAAATATAAGGAATGGGGCTCTTTTTGAGATGCTGGAGGCACCACGTTTGGCACCAACAAACATACCGTggtcaaagtcgcttagatcacaggtcttgcccattctaatgtttgacTGCATGTCTGCCTGCTTTACATACATaatgtacctaataaagtggccgctGAGTGTATACCCTGTCAGTCGCTGCAGTCTGTATGTGCTCACTGTTCGCCTCTGCTTATGGAGACCGCTCCACCTGCTGGAGGCAGGCTGTCACAGCACAGACCAGGATACTGCAGCCTTACTTTGGAGTGGAAATGAACTGGCCATCGGTTACTTTTGTTGACCAAACTAATACAATTATCCATTTTGCTCTCAACAGCGTGAGTGCATCTCCGTCCACGTCGGCCAGGCAGGTGTCCAGATGGGCAATGCCTGCTGGGAGTTGTATTGTTTGGAGCATGGCATCCAACCGGATGGACAGATGCCCAGTGACAAGACGTCCAGAGGAGGAGACGATTCCTTTACCACCTTCTTCAGTGACACGGGGGCCGGCAAATATGTCCCCCGGGCCATCTTTGTGGACCTGGAGCCCACTGTCATCGGTACGTCTGTGACAACTGCCAGGGTATATTAGGGCAAGTTTGTGGTCTGTCCAAGCAATACTGAGGGCTGCCAAGGGGGTCCTAGATGCTACTTATAAATCGAGGCCACTATCAGTCCATTGAAGCTTGTAGGGGACCTGGGTCACAGGGTTTTCCACTTGTAACTCTCTGATTTGTGGAGAGTAAGACAGAGTATTGGCTGGGGCCATTTTCTCTACTATTTGAGCAAAAAAAGTTGAGAAGATCACAGCTTAGTCATTTGCCAGGTTTGTAGCTCTGGTGACCCtagattttaaatatgaaataccttCAGCTTTCCTAATTTTTAGACTGGTTCTTTGAAgcgtgtgtttttaaaaatgcaaataatgaaaACGGAATTTTGCTATTCCAGACGAGGTGCGCACAGGTACCTACCGCCAGCTGTTCCACCCAGAGCAGCTCATCTCTGGCAAGGAGGACGCCGCCAACAACTACGCCCGTGGGCACTACACCATCGGCAAGGAGATCATCGATTCAGTTCTGGACCGGATCCGcaaactggtaaaaaaaataaaataaataataataaaaaaaaaaaaaattaagaaatgaaaatcatGCAAGCAATTAGCAAGCATTTCCATGGACATGCATGTTGTAAGAAGATTTCACAGGCCAttgtaacacacaaaaaatcttGTTGTATGTTTGAATACACGACACACATTTCCCAATTATCCCCCCTCTATTCCAGCAGGCTGGAAATGAGGTGAATTAGAGAGGATTTGAAATGTCAGCTCTGTGTATATATGATGTAGCAGGTACGGCTATCTCACGTGTTTGTATTATGTTTTCTATAGGCAGACCAGTGCACCGGGCTCCAGGGGTTCCTGGTGTTCCACAGCTTCGGTGGGGGCACTGGCTCAGGGTTCACCTCCCTGCTGATGGAGCGTCTCTCTGTCGACTACGGCAAAAAGTCCAAGCTGGAGTTTGCGGTCTACCCAGCTCCCCAGGTGTCCACAGCTGTGGTGGAGCCCTACAACTCCATCCtgaccacccacaccaccctgGAGCACTCCGACTGCGCTTTCATGGTGGACAATGAGGCCATCTATGACATCTGCCGTAGAAACCTCGATATTGAGCGTCCCTCTTACACCAACCTCAACAGGCTCATCAGCCAGATTGTGTCTTCCATCACTGCCTCCCTGCGCTTTGATGGGGCCCTGAATGTGGACCTGACAGAGTTCCAGACCAACTTGGTGCCCTATCCCCGTATCCACTTCCCCCTGGCAACCTACGCCCCAGTCATCTCTGCAGAGAGGGCCTACCATGAGCAGCTGTCTGTGGCTGAAATCACCAACTCCTGCTTTGAGCCAGCCAACCAGATGGTGAAATGTGACCCTCGTCACGGCAAGTACAtggcctgctgcctgctgtATCGCGGTGACGTGGTGCCAAAAGATGTCAACTCCGCCATCGCCACAATCAAGACCAAGCGCAGCATCCAGTTTGTGGACTGGTGTCCCACAGGCTTCAAGGTGGGCATCAACTACCAGCCCCCCACTGTGGTGCCTGGAGGAGACCTGGCCAAGGTGCAGAGGGCCGTGTGCATGCTGAGCAACACCACCGCCATCGCCGAGGCCTGGGCCCGTCTCGACCACAAGTTTGACCTGATGTACGCCAAGCGTGCCTTTGTCCACTGGTATGTGGGAGAGGGCATGGAGGAGGGAGAGTTCTCTGAAGCTCGAGAAGACATGGCAGCCCTGGAGAAGGACTATGAAGAGGTGGGGATCGACTCAtatgaggaagatgaagagggaGAAGAGTACTAGGAGGAGAACGGCAGGGGAAGCCGGAGCAAGAGAAGGCTTGCTGGGTCTTCCAAAAGCCACATCAAAATGGCCTAGATGCAAGTGATCAAGTGGAAAATTAACGGCCATAATCTATGGCACTTTTTTTGACCGCTGTGTCTTTTTCTTTGCATTCCCAGAGCTCTCGTGCTGTACACAAATTGTCATTTCCAAGTCTACGTTGAAAACCTTGGATACCAAATCCAAGGTTCTTTGCTCAATAAAGAAAATTCCAACCatttctttgttatttattgCATTCACAGCAACGCCTCACAACCTCCTGTTGTTATTACTTAAATAATGTCAGGCATCACATTCTCCTACTCATTACTATTAGTGCTTAACTGTATTTGTGCTCAAACACTGCAGTCTGTTTATCTGCatatgtgctatataaatgcagtcaatgGTTATCTTAATTTGTGCTGCAATACTTACCTGCATATTAGCTGTAGTCATACCACTGTGGGTATGGTAGGGGGGTTAAGCTAGAGCAGGCTTTAGTCATCTCGATATGGAAATATTGGGGCTCATTTACTGATATTTGTCTGGCCATATTGGCTGATGCCtccctgttttacattacaattcaaatgcaaactgcaaacaAGTTTCCAGATTCACGGAATTCGTAGATACACACGGACATTCATGATGAAAAAATGTagccagttttatttgtataacaaaaAATTTGAACTTGCTAACTTTATTATTAAGCAGACGTTGTGAGTCAAGAGAGCAACTGAGTCTATCACTTTGCTTGTGAATTCAgctgggaaaaatgaaaaatcattcaACGATAAGTAAGTGATGCACATGA contains:
- the LOC135240964 gene encoding tubulin alpha chain-like gives rise to the protein MRECISVHVGQAGVQMGNACWELYCLEHGIQPDGQMPSDKTSRGGDDSFTTFFSDTGAGKYVPRAIFVDLEPTVIDEVRTGTYRQLFHPEQLISGKEDAANNYARGHYTIGKEIIDSVLDRIRKLADQCTGLQGFLVFHSFGGGTGSGFTSLLMERLSVDYGKKSKLEFAVYPAPQVSTAVVEPYNSILTTHTTLEHSDCAFMVDNEAIYDICRRNLDIERPSYTNLNRLISQIVSSITASLRFDGALNVDLTEFQTNLVPYPRIHFPLATYAPVISAERAYHEQLSVAEITNSCFEPANQMVKCDPRHGKYMACCLLYRGDVVPKDVNSAIATIKTKRSIQFVDWCPTGFKVGINYQPPTVVPGGDLAKVQRAVCMLSNTTAIAEAWARLDHKFDLMYAKRAFVHWYVGEGMEEGEFSEAREDMAALEKDYEEVGIDSYEEDEEGEEY